The following are from one region of the Cottoperca gobio unplaced genomic scaffold, fCotGob3.1 fCotGob3_339arrow_ctg1, whole genome shotgun sequence genome:
- the pfdn1 gene encoding prefoldin subunit 1, which produces MSAPIDLELKKAFSELQVKMIDTQQKAKLADLQIDQLTRVQKLAKLTNAEISTLSDNTRLYEGVGRMFILQSKEDINNQLMDKQKTAEEKIKELEQKKVYLERSVKEAEDNIREMLLSRRTTAQS; this is translated from the exons ATGTCTGCGCCCATAGACCTGGAGCTGAAGAAG GCGTTCTCGGAGCTGCAGGTGAAGATGATCGACACGCAGCAGAAGGCGAAGTTGGCTGATCTGCAGATCGATCAGCTGACTCGAGTTCAGAAACTCGCCAAGCTAACCAACGCAGAGATCAGCACCCTGTCCGACAACACAAGGCTCTACGAGGGAGTCGGACGCAT gttcATTCTTCAGTCTAAGGAGGATATCAACAATCAGCTGATggacaaacagaaaacagctgaAGAGAAAATTAAAGAGCTTGAG CAGAAGAAGGTGTACCTTGAACGCAGCGTGAAAGAAGCTGAAGACAACATTAGAGAAATGCTGCTGTCGAGGAGAACCACAGCTCAATCATAA
- the LOC115005676 gene encoding tetratricopeptide repeat protein 1-like: MSLTDGQTVRSEVPLKTADLTPQLEHCRDGTKESFNMSSQAAVKPKEQEAKDEEEDFYDCQETLDSGGRGGGEDFKTDRLTDRRETESEGGGGRQEQGDRLQEEQGDRLQEEQGDRLQEEQGDRLQEEQEEQGDMLQEEQGDRLQEEHDSDSELNEEKIPEVEFDDDYLREVEKELTEEEKESRRQQSLTLKENGNGQFKAGDWPEAQRSYTEALVLCPVCFSRERAVLFSNRAAARLHLDLKDQAISDCTRAIELNPDYVRALLRRADLHEQTEKLDEALEDYKKVLQLDQTHSCARQACMRLPQQIQERNEKLKEEMMSKLKDLGNLVLRPFGLSTNNFQMNQDADTGSYSINFVQNPNNNNR; the protein is encoded by the exons ATGTCTTTAACTGACGGTCAAACTGTCCGTTCAGAAGTCCCTTTGAAAACTGCTGATTTAACACCGCAGCTGGAACATTGTAGAGATGGTACAAAGgag AGCTTCAACATGAGCAGCCAAGCGGCAGTTAAACCCAAAGAGCAGGAGGCgaaggacgaggaggaggatttCTACGACTGCCAGGAGACTCTGGATTCTGGaggccgaggaggaggagaggactttaaaactgacagactgactgacagaagagagacagagagtgagggaggaggaggaagacaggaGCAGGGCgacaggctgcaggaggagcagggcgacaggctgcaggaggagcagggcgacaggctgcaggaggagcagggcgacaggctgcaggaggagcaggaggagcagggcgacatgctgcaggaggagcagggcgacag gctgcaggaggagcacGACTCCGACTCTGAGCTCAATGAGGAGAAGATCCCGGAGGTGGAGTTTGACGATGACTACCTTagggaggtggagaaggagctgactgaggaggagaaagag AGTCGACGGCAGCAAAGTTTAACTCTGAAGGAAAATGGCAATGGCCAGTTTAAAGCTGGAG ACTGGCCGGAGGCTCAGCGGAGCTACACGGAGGCGTTGGTTTTATGTCCAGTTTGTTTCAGCCGAGAGAGAGCCGTGCTGTTCTCCAACAGAGCTGCTGCAAGACTACACCTG gatCTGAAGGATCAGGCGATCTCAGACTGCACCAGAG CGATCGAGCTGAATCCAGACTATGTGCGGGCATTGCTGAGGAGGGCGGATCTTCACGAACAGACGGAGAAGCTGGACGAGGCTCTGGAGGACTACAAGAAGGTTCTGCAGCTGGACCAGACCCATAGCTGTGCCAGACAGGCCTGCATG aggTTGCCTCAGCAGATTCAGGAGAGAAATGAGAAGTTAAAGGAGGAGATGATGA GTAAACTGAAGGACCTCGGGAACCTCGTTCTGAGGCCGTTCGGACTTTCGACCAACAACTTCCAGATGAACCAGGACGCAGACACCGGGTCATACTCCATCAACTTCGTCCAGAacccaaacaacaacaacagatga